The sequence CTTATGTCTATTGAATTTAACTGCTTTGATGGTAATGACTGCGTATCACAGTCGTTAAGCATTGCCAATACCGGTGTTAATACCTCCAAGCTTTACAGAATGGAACAATTTGTTGACAATTTCCCTAATGAAGAGGCCCACCTTACAGGTGAAATGATTCATAAAAGGCTTGATGAAATTGAACAGATACATACCCTGTATTCACCGGTAAAGCTTGGACTTGCCGCCGCTCTAGCATGCTGCGGATTCACATTTCTGCTTGGCGGCGGTCCTATAGAGATGCTTTTCGCATTCATTGCAGCCGGAACAGGTAATCTTATTAGGACAAAGCTTATTAAACATCATTTTACACTATTCATGAATATAGCAGTTTCTATATCTGCATCATGCCTTATATATGCAATTCTGCTTAAACTTGCTATTCTGATGTTTAATATCCCTTCTGTACATGAAGCCGGATACATATGTTCCATGCTTTTCATAATACCGGGATTTCCTTTCATCACCAGCGGCATTGACCTTGCAAAGCTCGACCTACGGTCAGGTATTGAAAGGCTGACTTATTCAATAATTATTGTACTGGTTGCTACCGTATTTGCATGGATTATGGCTTTGTTACTGCATTTGCAGCCAGAAGAATTTACTACATTACATATTGGAAAAATGTTACATCTGATATTAAGACTTATTGCAAGCTTCTGCGGTGTATTCGGATTCTCTATCATGTTTAACAGTTCTGTTCCGATGGCGGCTATGGCTGCTCTTATTGGTTGTATCGCCAATACGCTGCGTCTTGAACTTGTTGATTTTACAGGCATGCCTGCCGCTGCTGCCGCATTTATTGGTGCTGCTACTGCCGGATTACTTGCCTCATTTATTAAAAATTATAATGGATATCCTAGAATATCACTTACAGTTCCTTCCATAGTTATTATGGTACCCGGACTTTACTTATACCGCGCAATATACAATTTCGGCATAATGTCCCTGACAGAAGCGGTCTCATGGTTTACATCTGCAATTATGATAATTGTTGCACTTCCGCTCGGACTTATATTTGCCAGAATTATTACGGACCGCACATTCCGTTATTGCACTTAGTATTAACTATACATTTATATAAGGAGGAATTATTATTATGCTTACTTCTGTAACAGGTATTAACTGGGGCGACGAGGGCAAAGGCCGTGTAATTGACCTTCTTGCTGAAAATGCAGATATAGTCGTCAGGTATCAGGGCGGCAATAACGCCGGTCACACTGTTGTAACTAATCAGGGAAAATTCGTTCTTAATCTTCTGCCATCAGGAATACTTCACTCCGATGTTATATGTATTCTTGGAGACGGCATGGTTGTTGACCTTGAACACCTTGCCAACGAAATAAAGCAGATTGAAGACAGAGGAATACAGATTAATCCAAAACATTTGAAATTATCTAAAAAAGCTACAATATCTATGCCATGGCACAGGGTACAGGATGAACTTGAAGAAAACAGACTAGAACGAACCGGCTCTGCTTTCGGTTCTACAAGACGAGGCATAGCATATGCCTACAGTGACAAATACAGAAAAAAGACTCTGCGTCTTGGTGACCTTCTTCATTTGGATGATACAGCTGTACAGGCAAGACTTACAACTATTCTTGAGTCCAAGAACCTTGAGCTTGCCGGCTGCTATCATCAGGAGCCAATGTCTTATCCGGCACTTCTTGACTGGTGCAGGGAACAGGCTGAAAAGTTCAGTAAATACATATGCGATACAGGCACATTTATAGACAAAGCATTATCCTGTGGTAAAAAAGTTATTCTTGAGGCACAGTTAGGTGCATTAAGAGATATTGATTACGGTATCTTCCCTTACACATCAAGTTCATCAACCATATCAGCCTATGGTCCTATAGGTGCAGGAATCCCTGGAAGACACGCTGACCATGTTGTTGGTGTACTTAAAGCCTATTCTACCTGTGTCGGTGCAGGACCTTTTGTTGCTGAAAATGCTGTTTCAGAAAAATGGCAGCAAGACTTAAGAGCAGCCGGTGGTGAATTCGGTGCTGCAACAGGCCGTCCTCGCCGTGTTGGTCCTTTTGATGCAGTCGCAAGCAGATATGGACTCAGATGCCAGCATGCAGACAAAATCGCACTAACCAAGCTTGATGTATTAAGCTCTATGAAAGAAATTCCTATAATTACAGGCTACAATGACCCAAACGGCTCTCTGGTTGAATTCGACCCAACTGATAACCTTGATTCATGCACTCCTGTTATATACAAAGTTCCCGGCTGGGAAGAAGATATATCACATTGCAGGACATTTGACGAGCTTCCTGCTAATGCAAAAAATTACATTAAAACAATTGAGGATATGCTTCATGCAGAAATCAACTTTATATCTGTCGGTGCTAAGAGAGATGAATATTTATTAAAAGGAGAGTGGCTATGAGACATCTGATAACCCCTATGGATCTTTCCGTTGAAGAAACTATGAATATATTAGATCTTGCGGAGCGGATATCCATTGGACCACAATTATATAAGCATGTTGCCGATGGCAGACAGCTTGCTACACTTTTTTACGAACCAAGTACCAGAACCCGTTTATCTTTCGAGTCTGCTATGTTAAGTCTTGGAGGACAGACGCTGGGCTTTTCAAGTGCAGCTCAGTCTAGTGCTTCCAAAGGTGAAACCGTTGCTGATACTGCAAGAGTTGTAAGCTGCTATGCAGATATAATTGCGATGAGACATCCAAAAGAAGGTGCTCCACTGCAGGCATCAATATATTCACGCATTCCTATAATAAACGCAGGAGACGGCGGTCATGCGCACCCTACACAGACACTTATTGATATGATGACTATAAGACAGCGTAAAGGAAAGCTTAATAACCTGACTATCGGTTTCTGTGGCGACCTGAAATTCGGACGGACGGTACACTCCCTTGTCAGCAGCCTTACTCGTTTCTCTGATAATAAATTCTACTTCATATCTCCCGAAGAATTACGGATTCCGGATTATCTGAGAGACGATGTATTAAATCCATCTAATTCAACTTATGAGGAAGTGTCAAGCCTTGAAGATACTCTTCCTAAACTTGATGTTCTATACATGACAAGAGTACAGAAAGAAAGATTTTTCAATGAAGAAGAATATCTCCGTTTAAAAGATGTCTACATTCTTGACGAAGAAAAGTTAAAGCTGGCTGATAAAGATATGCCTGTTCTTCATCCTCTGCCACGAGTCGATGAGATTTCCCTTGATGTCGATGACGATCCAAGAGCTGCATATTTTGACCAGGTCCAGAATGGTAAATATATAAGAATGGCACTAATCATGGCATTGCTTGGTATTACTGATCCGGTAACCGGCAGAACAGTTCTTGATACACACAGCCTATAACTAAACATTCCATATAAAAACTGCCATCCGCTAAACTTAATGTTAAACGGACGGCAGTTTTATGTTTTTATATATTTATCCCCAGACTTCTTTCGGTTCTGCGTTATGCTCCCCAATCATCTTCTCCATCCACACCATATCGAACCACTGGTTAAACTTATACCCACTGTCATGAAAACGACCAACTTCTGAAAATCCCAATCTACTATGGAAGCGGATACTGTCATCATTAAGATACTTGCTTTCCTGTACAGGGCATGCAATATCCGGCATATGCATAACCGACAATCTGTCCATTGTCAACTGCCTTGATATATGGATATCTGTCTGAAATATTCACAATTCTTTGTCTGAATTCTTCTACCGAAGGCACATCATATTCAAATGTTATCGCTGTATTCTTAACATATGGTGCATATATTTCAAGAAGCTCCTCTGCGTCTTCAATTGTTACATTCTGAATTTCCATAATTTTCTCTCACTGTTTCAAGATTAGTTATCAATGCATATATTACCCTGCCATATCGTCCATTCTCAACAATTCTTCCATGGTCAAACACCTGTATATGCCCGCCATCTGCTTTCTGCATATTAAAATGCGTATAACCATTAGTATGTCCTTCATCTATCTGCTTCCATATATCCGCTATAACAGCTTCCCGTTCATCCACTCTAAGATATTACGGAAACTTCTTTTTGTATATTCAAGCAGTTCATCCATGTTCTTACAGCCTGCAAATCTGATAAATTCACGGTTTGCAAAAAGAATTTCATCATCATTCTTATCTGCTTTGTATATGATAAATGCTCCTGGAAGATTTTCAGAAACATCTTTAAGTGCAAAACCAAGCTGTGTACGAATCTCCATCCTGAGTCCGTTCTTATATGCCATGCAGCCATTTTTTCCACGAAGTTTCACCTCATAAAGTGCAGTATCAGCACAACGCATGAGCTTTGATGGCTTGTCAGCATGAACCGGATATTCAGCATATCCAACTGATATAGTGAACTGCTGCTCTTCACCTTCATATTTAAATGAACGTTTTAACTTTGTGAATTCCTCAAGTTTTTCCTTAACATCTGCACATGTGCAGTCTGGCAGGAAAATACAGAATTCATCACCACCATTTCGTCCTAAAACCACATTTTTATCAAAAAACTTCTGCATTCCCTCGGACAATACCTTAAGTGCCACATCGCCATAAACATGGCCATACATATCATTGATAGTCTTAAAATCATCAATATCAAATTCTACTCCTACACAGTGATTATCCGGATTCTGCTTAAGATACCTTGTTACTCTTTCATCATATCCATGACGGTTATATATTCCTGTCAAAGCATCTGTTATAGCCAGTTTCTTAAACTTCTTTCTGTGTTTGTCAAGCACAAGCAGAGCACATGTAAATCCTGTAAGAAGCAGAACAATAATAACTCCGCCTATTCCAGCCGCATACAGATATCTTCTTTCAGACTGAGTCTTATATGGCATTATATCAAGCTTCCACTTGCTGTCTCCTATATCAAATGTATATGAAACAGGATTCTTTAACTCTTCTTCCGAGCCATACACTTCTTCAAATTCAGACCCCCACGGAAAAGCAGTTTTATATAATATATAATTATAACCAAAATCAGAAAGTGCCTTCATTGAATCAGCAAAAATCTCAGGAACACGGATTATAACTATTGCAAATCCCCAGAAATCTTCATGTCCGTTTTCTTCAATATATACAGGATTTCTTACAACTATACCATATCCCCCTTGCTTTAATTGAAATGGTCCCTGCATTGTAACAACTTTATTATCTCTTCCATAACGGCATATTTCACCACGATCTTTGTCATTTAACAAATCAATCTTTCCCGCATCATTGCCTTCCTGAGGATAAATATCTGTCACAACACCATCTGGTGCAATCTGGATACTCTGAACAGAATCTGCCATCATCTCCTCTGCTATCTCACAGAATTTATTAAGCTGTCCATCTTCACTTATAATTATCTGTCTTAATGAGTCCGAAACGGCTATGCCTTTCATAATATCCGTCTTCATACGCTCTGCATAAGTCATTGCGTTAAGATTCGCCATTGTCCTGTTCTGCTTATTCTGCTCGTTATTTATGCTGCATACAATACCTGCCACAGCACTCATTCCGATTATAAATACAACAAGTGGAATAATAATATTTTTCTTTATAAAATGCATTTCATTCACTCCAAACTGCTGATTTGTAAATATTTATTTATTATATCACTTTAAATTTTATTCCGCATTAAAAATGACGCAGGAATTTCCTGCGTCACTGCATATGTCCTTATATGAAACCGCTTTATATATTAAGGAAATCTTTTCTATAATCCACCTTAAAGAATTCTGCAAGCTTAATCATATCTTCGTCTTTTATTGTATTCTTTCTCTCAAGTCCAGCTGTAAGCATATATATCTGTGCAGCTTTTTCAACAGTTTCAATAAGTCCAAATGTCTCATCAAGAGTTTTTCCAGCACCATATATTCCATGCATTGCCCATATAACAAGTCTGAATTCTTTCATTTTTTCTGCTGTTGCCTCGCCTATTTCATTAGTTCCGCAAAGCATCCATGGGAGAATACCTACACCATCCGGGAACACAACTATACACTCAGTACACATTTCCCAAAGTGTATGCGTAAATTTCTTCTCGTCAAGTTCATGAACATAATTCATGGCAAGTGTATTAGTTGGATGTGAATGTATAACAACTCTGTTATCTTTATCAACAGAAAGTCTTGCCATATGACTCATAAGATGCGCTGGTAATTCGCTTGTGAATTTTCCTCCATCCTTATATCCCCATAATAACTGCGCTGTTGTTCCATCTTCAGCTATTCTTATTATTCCAAGATTATTCTCTGGATCTGTCTTTACATTTTTAAAGTACTTACCTGTACCGGTTACTATAAATATTCTGCCAATAAGTGCATCTGCTTTGAAACCCGTCGGAATCTCTCTTAACACATGATTAATATCAAGATATTGTGCAACTTCTTCTTCATCAAGCATATAGCTGATATTACCACCATTTCTTTCGTCCCAGCCAAGACGATACATATTAGCTGTAGTATCACACATTTCTTTAACAAAAGGTGCTGTTAATATATCTTTCATTATCGTGCCTCCAATACTTTCTTTTCGTAATCCATAACCTCACTGACATAATCAGCTGCCACATTTTCTCTATTAAGATATTCCTGCCATATATCTCCAAATGGCATAATCTTTAATTCTTCCTGTGCTGCCATAAGTTCTGTGAACCTTCCTTCGTTCTGAAGATTGCGAAGTAATTCTGGCTCTAACAATGCATACAAAAGAGCTTTCTGAACACTTCTCATTCCGGTTATCCATGCAGATATTCTATTAATTGATGCATCGAAATAGTCAGTTGCTATAAATACCTTGTCAAGCGCATCTGCTCTGACAATTTCTTTAGCAATCTCTCTGGTTTCGTCATCATATAAAACTACATGATCGCTGTCCCATCTTACAGGTCTTGTAATATGTAATGCTAAGTGGTCATTGAATAAAAGCATTGATGATACCTTATCTGACACAACCTCTGTAGGATGATAGTGTCCATTATCCATAAGTGGGGTTATGCCTGCTCTTGCTACATAATTCATGCAGAATTCAGACGAACCAACTGTGTATGATTCAACGCCTATGCCAAATACTTTAGATTCAAGACACACAAACACTTTGCTCTTATCATATGGAATTGAAAGAATTTCATCTAAAGATTCTTTAAATCTCCTTCTTGGTCCAAGTCTGTCTGCCGGAATATCCTTATAGCCATCCGGAATCCATATGTTCATTACACATGGCTGTCCTGTTTCATTAGCAAAATATTCTGATATCTCAATACATCTCTTGCCATGTTCAATCCAGAATTTTCTTACTTCTTCATCTGGTGAGGATAATGTAAGTCCATCTTTAACCATTCTATGTGAGAAAAATGTTGGATTAAAATCAATTCCCATATTGTATTTCTTAGCAAATTCAACCCATCTGGTAAAATGTTTTGGTTTAATTGAATCCCTGTCTGAACCGTCATCTATAATGGCATAACTGGCATGAAGATTTAGCTTCTTCTTTCCAGGTACAAGTGTCAATACTTTGCTTATATCCTGCATAAGCTGCTCAGGAGTAGCTGCTCTTCCCGGATAATTTCCAGTAGTCTGTATACCACCTGACAGACTTTCTCTGCTGTCAAAACCAATTACATCATCTCCCTGCCAGCAATGCATTGATACCGGCACATTCTTTAATCTATCTAATGCAGCCTCAGTATCAACTCCTATACTCTGATATATCTTCCTTGCTGATTCATATCGTTCATTAGTCATATATAGCATTATCCTCCTTATATAATCTGAAATTTATTATCTTTTCTGCTCAAATCGTTTAATATCAAAGGAATCTCTTACACACGCTCTTGCTTCCTTCAAATTCTTAAACACACTATCTGCTATCATCTGCGCCATAATATTTCCAATAGCAGTAGCCTCTGCTGGTCCCGCTACTACTGTTTTCCCAGTCGAATCAGCCGTAAGCTGATTAAGATATCCAGCATTAGCACCTCCACCTATTACATATATTGCATCATATGTAATGTCCAGATTCTTTTCTATCTGCATAACTGTATCTGCATAACTGTCAGCCAGACTCTTATATACAACTGCTGCAATCTCTCCGGCTGTGTCAGGTATAATCAAATCATTATTATTGCAGTATGATTTGATTGCCTCTGTCATATTCTCTGGTGCAAGAAAGCATTTATTATTAACATCTATCCTTGATGTTATATAGTCTGTCTCCTCTGCTTCCTTACAAAGCTCTGCAAATGTATATCTGTCTTCAAATTCATGCCTTACAGATTGTATAATCCAGAGGCCCATAATATTCTTCAAATATCTAAATCTATAATCGTATCCACCTTCATTGGTAAAATTACATACCTGGCTTTTCTCATCACATCTTGCCTTTAGAAGTTCTGTCCCCATCAGTGACCATGTTCCAGAACTTAAATACAAAACATTATCTGCTACTGTTGGAACAGCCATAACTGCGGATGCTGTATCATGACTTGCACACATAACAACCCTTGTATTGTATCCAACAATCTTCTTAATACCATCAGTTAATTCTCCCAGTATTGTTCCCGGCTGCTTAAGCTCCATAAACATATTTCTGTTGATTCCAAGCATATCAATCAGTTCATAATCCCATTGTTTAGTTTCCGGATTAACAAGCTGTGTTGATGTTGCATTGGTATATTCCGATGCTTTAACCCCCGTAAGAAGAAACTGAAAATAATCTGGAAGCATAATAAATGTCTTCGCTTCCTTTAACTGTTCAGGTCTTATAAATTTATCCGACATGAGCTGGTAAATTGTATTAAACTTCTGTTTCTGAATACCTGTTCTCTTATATAATTCTTTTTCGGATATCACCTTATAAACTTCTTCATCCATTCCATCTGTACGTTCATCCCTGTATCCATATACATTTCCTATGCATTTGTCATTATCATCAAGAAGAACATAATCAACAGCCCATGTGTCAATCGACATGCTTACTGGAATTTTCCCGAGTTCTTTACATTTTTTCATTCCTTCAATAATATTGGCAAACAAGCTGTCAACATCCCATAACTTGTTGCCATTATCATTAATCATGCCATTATCAAAACGATATACCTCTTCTATTGTCATTCTGCCGTTGTCCATGGATGCAAGAATATGTCTTCCACTTGAAGCCCCAATATCAACGGCAAGGTAATATACCGGTTTCATACAATCTTACCTCCTGTATTAAATTCATGTATTAATCAAGATGAAAAACACACCTTAAATCATCACTCACAGGACTGTCGTCTGGATTAACCCTCATAAGAGGCGCCATATATTTCCACCACTTTCTGTTGATCTCCGTGTCTGCTGACTGTGCCCACTTTTCTTCATCTTCAATCTCTATATATCCATATAATATGTTAGTTTCATCATCTAGAAATATAGAATAATTATGTCCGCCATATTCATGTATCATTGCCTTCATTTCAGGCCATAATTCATTGTGACGCTTTTCATATTCATCAGCACATCCAGCTTTAAGATACATTTTAAATGCTTTTCTTATCATTCTGTAATGCCTCCACTAAAGCCAGTATTGTAAGTGACTGTCCATATGCCATAGGCGCTATAAGTATGTTCTTATAATGCTCCGCATCATATCCCATACCAGTTCCTCCAGATACATTAAGCACTGTTCCATCTGAATCAATATTTTTAAGTATTGCATTTATCGCTTTGTCAGCAACATCTATATAAGAATCATCAAGTATTCCCATTCTGATTCCCTTTAATATACCGGCTGTAATTGCAGCACTTCCGGATACTTCTTCATAACTTGATGAATCTGTAAGTACTGTATGCCATAATCCGCTTTTACTCTGCAGCTTCTTAAGAGCAGCTGTCTGGGCTTTATAAGCATCTATTATTATCTCTTTAACACCACTGTTAAGTGTTCCCTTAAACATATCAACATAATCAAGAATTCCTAATGTGAACCAGCTATTCCCTCTGCACCAGAATATACCACCGAAATTATTCATTTCATTAAATGTCCAGCCATGATAAAACAATCCTGTCTTGTTGTCGCAAAGATACTTTATATGCATAAGTACCTGATGTATTGACTCATTTATCCAATCCTGACGATTATACTTCTGACCCATTTTATTAAGGAATAAAACTGTCATAAACAGAGTATCTATCCACATTTCATTCTCATTGAGTCTTACTCCCTGTCTGTCTCCATTCGCACTTGTAACATGCTGGAATCCACGTTCCTTTGTTCTTGGAAGGCAGTTCATAAGCCACTCTGCCCATTTGATACACAGTTCCTCGAACTGTGTATCATTGTAATAGTTATTTAATTCAACAAGAGTAAGTAACGGTGTTGTTGTGTTGATATTCTTTGATGGAAGACCTTCTGCTATATTTTCTTTAAACCATTTGTAAAGAAATTCTCTATACTCATCATTGCCATTAATCTGCATTATCTTAAGCAATCCATATAAACCGACCCCCTGTGGCCAGTCCCACTCTTTAATTCCAAAGTCTCTTTTAAAGAAGCCTATTGACTCACCGCCTTTTTCCAGCTCTTCATCATTATCAGGTCTGCCAAGATTCATAAGCTTATCAATTACAAGATTAAGCTTATTCTCAATTTCTTTCTTGTCAGGTTTTTTATTGTTCATATATATGTCCTCCGTTTTTATCTTATTTTTATCCCAACAATCCAAATACTGTTGGCAGCCACATACTAAGCTGTGGTACAAATGTTACAAAAAGAAGTGCGACCAAAATTGCTACAAAGAATGGCACCAGTTTCTTAATTACCTCTTCTACCTGAAGATGCGATATACTACAACCTACAAATAATACGCTTCCTACAGGTGGTGTAATTGTTCCAATTGAAAGATTCATAACCATCATTACACCAAACTGAATAGGATTCATACCTAATGCCTTAACTACAGGAAGGAATATAGGTGTGAATATAAGTAACGCCGGAGCCATATCCATAAATGTTCCTACAATCAGAAGTATCAGGTTAATAATTAACAGAATAACAATCTTATTATCAGACACACCCAGTAATGCTGCACTTATAGCCTGTGGAAGACCTGTGAATGATAATACGAATGACAATACTGATGAAGCTCCTATTATAAGCATAACTATTGCTGTCATAACTGCTGTTTCTTTTAAAATTCTTGGAATATCTTTAATCTTAATGCTCTTATAAACAAACACAGCCAGTATAAATGCATACACAACAGCTACACCAGATGCTTCTGTCGGAGTAAAATATCCTGATAATATACCACCAATAATAATTACAATGAGGAAAAGACTTGGTATAGCATCCCAGATTGTCTTTAATACAACCTTAGCTGTAAGATGATCTCTCTTGATTACATATCCATGCTTTTTTCCATATACGAAAGCAACTACCATACACAGTAATGCCCATAATAATCCCGGAATCCAGCCAGCCATAAGTAATGCTGCAACTGAAACTCCACCACTTGCTGCTGAAAATACAATGAATGAAGCTGTTGGTGGAATTAACTGTCCTACTGGTGCTGAAGCAACATTTGCTGCTGCTGAAAATGCCCTGTCATATCCCTGTTCATTCTCAAGTGGCTGCATAACACCACCAATTGCTGTTGCTGCTGCAATACCTGAGCCTGATATAGAACCAAACATTGCGTTACCTGCAATGTTAGTCATTGCTAAAGAACCTGGAACCTTACCTAAAACAAGCATTGCCAGATTAATAAGCCTTTTTGCTATACCACCATTACTCATTAACAGACCTGCAAGTACAAAGAACGGAACTGCAAGTAATGTGAAGCTGTCAATACCTGTAACCATTTTCTGAGCTGATATAAACACACCAAAATGTGGTGTAAGAAACATAATTAATGTAACAAGTGATGCTGATATAATACTGAATGATACTGGAACACTAAATGCCAGTAATAAAAAGAATACTATTATCAATACAATTGCTGCCTGTATTTCCATATTGCCTCCTTCTGCATATATATGCATTATTCAATCTTAATTCTGTCTTAATTTCTTAAAATGATCTACAATCTTAAACACTCCGTAAATAACCATGAGAACTCCACATACCGGAACACATACATAATAGACCTGCATAGGAATCTGCATAGCTGGTGAGAGCTGTCCTGCTGCATTAGCAGTAACCATAATTCCACCAATAATCATTACTGAAACACTTAAAATCATAATAAGCACATCTATTGCAATCTGAGCAAGTGTTTCATTCTTTGGCTTGAACTTCTTAACTATAAGATTGATAGCCAGATGACTGTTTTGTCCATATGCGTAAGGAACGCCCATCATTGTCAGCCATATGAGCATATATCTTAATAATTCCTCTGTATATTTGCTTGGATTATGTAACACAAATCTTGTAATTACCTGCCAGCAGCATCCAAGTACCATACCGGCTACAAGCACCTCTAATATTATTTCAACTACTTTATTCAAATACTTCATGCTTTTCTCCTTTCTTCCTGCAAACCATGGGCTTATATGCATTAATCTGCATATTTCTGAATGTCATCATATAGCTTCTTATATGCTTCGCCCTTGTTATAGAAGTTGGCATGTATTGGCTGTACTGCCTCAATAAATGGTGTCTTATCTATATCCTTATATACATGCACGCCTTTACTTTCTGCATGTTCAATGGCATCCTCCATCATTCCATTATAAAGACTCTTAAAGTTATCATTTGTTTCCTCAAGTGCTTTTATAAGACTCTGTCTCTGTTTCTCTGACATCTTATTCCATGTCTTAGTACTTATAATGAATATATCTGGTGAAAACTGATGCTCTGTATATGTATAAGACTTAACAAGATCTTCATGTCCATCAACAGTAAGAGCAAGCTCTGTGTTCTCTGCTCCATCAACGACACCCTGCTGTAATGACGCATATGTCTCTGATGCAGCCATAGGAACCGGTGTTCCTCCCATTTTCTCAATCATATCCATTGATGTTGAACTTGGCATTGAACGAATTTTCTTTCCACTAAGAACTGATGTATCTGTAACTGGAACATCATCTTTAAGATAGAAATTTCTTGCACCATTAGCATAATATCCAACAGCTATATATCCATCATCTGCTGTATCAGCAAATAATTCTTTAACTGCTTCACTATTCTCCATCGCATTATAATAATGCTCCTGATTCTTAAACAGATAAGGAATTGCAAATATTGCATATCTGTCATCAAACTGACCTAATGTGTTAGAGCTTACTTTTGCCATATCAATAATTCCAGCCTTAACCATCTCTATTTCTTCTTTTTCTGTACCAAGAACACCACTGGCAAATATCTTAATATTTACCTCATCACCAGATTCTTTTGCGGCAAAATCTGATACCTTAGCAATTGAATCCGCTATTTCTGAACCCGCTGACTGATTATGCGCCAACTGAAGAACTAATTTATCTGATGAATTAATCCCTTTAACCTTAATAAATGTTACTATTACAATAATGAGACACACTGCAACAAAAGCTGTGCCTATTATCTTTTTATAAGCTTTCATAACCTTCTCCTTTCTTATGAGACCCCTTTATTGTTGTTACTTTTTATTTTTGAAATCCGCGCGTATT is a genomic window of [Eubacterium] eligens ATCC 27750 containing:
- a CDS encoding L-rhamnose isomerase; amino-acid sequence: MTNERYESARKIYQSIGVDTEAALDRLKNVPVSMHCWQGDDVIGFDSRESLSGGIQTTGNYPGRAATPEQLMQDISKVLTLVPGKKKLNLHASYAIIDDGSDRDSIKPKHFTRWVEFAKKYNMGIDFNPTFFSHRMVKDGLTLSSPDEEVRKFWIEHGKRCIEISEYFANETGQPCVMNIWIPDGYKDIPADRLGPRRRFKESLDEILSIPYDKSKVFVCLESKVFGIGVESYTVGSSEFCMNYVARAGITPLMDNGHYHPTEVVSDKVSSMLLFNDHLALHITRPVRWDSDHVVLYDDETREIAKEIVRADALDKVFIATDYFDASINRISAWITGMRSVQKALLYALLEPELLRNLQNEGRFTELMAAQEELKIMPFGDIWQEYLNRENVAADYVSEVMDYEKKVLEAR
- the rhaB gene encoding rhamnulokinase, with product MKPVYYLAVDIGASSGRHILASMDNGRMTIEEVYRFDNGMINDNGNKLWDVDSLFANIIEGMKKCKELGKIPVSMSIDTWAVDYVLLDDNDKCIGNVYGYRDERTDGMDEEVYKVISEKELYKRTGIQKQKFNTIYQLMSDKFIRPEQLKEAKTFIMLPDYFQFLLTGVKASEYTNATSTQLVNPETKQWDYELIDMLGINRNMFMELKQPGTILGELTDGIKKIVGYNTRVVMCASHDTASAVMAVPTVADNVLYLSSGTWSLMGTELLKARCDEKSQVCNFTNEGGYDYRFRYLKNIMGLWIIQSVRHEFEDRYTFAELCKEAEETDYITSRIDVNNKCFLAPENMTEAIKSYCNNNDLIIPDTAGEIAAVVYKSLADSYADTVMQIEKNLDITYDAIYVIGGGANAGYLNQLTADSTGKTVVAGPAEATAIGNIMAQMIADSVFKNLKEARACVRDSFDIKRFEQKR
- the rhaM gene encoding L-rhamnose mutarotase, with protein sequence MIRKAFKMYLKAGCADEYEKRHNELWPEMKAMIHEYGGHNYSIFLDDETNILYGYIEIEDEEKWAQSADTEINRKWWKYMAPLMRVNPDDSPVSDDLRCVFHLD
- a CDS encoding glycoside hydrolase family 88/105 protein → MNNKKPDKKEIENKLNLVIDKLMNLGRPDNDEELEKGGESIGFFKRDFGIKEWDWPQGVGLYGLLKIMQINGNDEYREFLYKWFKENIAEGLPSKNINTTTPLLTLVELNNYYNDTQFEELCIKWAEWLMNCLPRTKERGFQHVTSANGDRQGVRLNENEMWIDTLFMTVLFLNKMGQKYNRQDWINESIHQVLMHIKYLCDNKTGLFYHGWTFNEMNNFGGIFWCRGNSWFTLGILDYVDMFKGTLNSGVKEIIIDAYKAQTAALKKLQSKSGLWHTVLTDSSSYEEVSGSAAITAGILKGIRMGILDDSYIDVADKAINAILKNIDSDGTVLNVSGGTGMGYDAEHYKNILIAPMAYGQSLTILALVEALQNDKKSI
- a CDS encoding TRAP transporter large permease, producing the protein MEIQAAIVLIIVFFLLLAFSVPVSFSIISASLVTLIMFLTPHFGVFISAQKMVTGIDSFTLLAVPFFVLAGLLMSNGGIAKRLINLAMLVLGKVPGSLAMTNIAGNAMFGSISGSGIAAATAIGGVMQPLENEQGYDRAFSAAANVASAPVGQLIPPTASFIVFSAASGGVSVAALLMAGWIPGLLWALLCMVVAFVYGKKHGYVIKRDHLTAKVVLKTIWDAIPSLFLIVIIIGGILSGYFTPTEASGVAVVYAFILAVFVYKSIKIKDIPRILKETAVMTAIVMLIIGASSVLSFVLSFTGLPQAISAALLGVSDNKIVILLIINLILLIVGTFMDMAPALLIFTPIFLPVVKALGMNPIQFGVMMVMNLSIGTITPPVGSVLFVGCSISHLQVEEVIKKLVPFFVAILVALLFVTFVPQLSMWLPTVFGLLG
- a CDS encoding TRAP transporter small permease, encoding MKYLNKVVEIILEVLVAGMVLGCCWQVITRFVLHNPSKYTEELLRYMLIWLTMMGVPYAYGQNSHLAINLIVKKFKPKNETLAQIAIDVLIMILSVSVMIIGGIMVTANAAGQLSPAMQIPMQVYYVCVPVCGVLMVIYGVFKIVDHFKKLRQN